DNA from Malus sylvestris chromosome 11, drMalSylv7.2, whole genome shotgun sequence:
GGGGGCTGCAGCGATTGGGCAGGCAAGGAGCAGAAGCAAGGCTGCAGAAAGCTCAAGAGACATCCAGCAAGATCAGAGAACCGCGCAACAATGGGTTCTGGATTTTCTAAGGGAACGGAGATGCTCAACCAGAAAGGATATCGCTGAGAAGTTCAGGTTATGGAGAGTGAGATACAGAGACGATAGGCAGATTGCATGGATCTGCAGGAGGCATATTAACCTCAGAGCGCATGAAATAATTGAAGTGCCCCTTTGAAATTATGCATCTGAAATGGTTTGGAATTGGATAACCCGAATCCTAGATTTCCCCTTTGATGTTGTAATcaatattttctttatttgtctTCTGCTACAAAGATCCCGAAATTTCAGTATAAGCTCGTAACTAAACACTTGAAACACCGtcttgaaaggaaaaaaatcctGAACCAAACTGTTATTGCACCCGACTATTATTGTACTTGATATCATCAGCCGTTAGCATGTGAGGagttttatatatttgattCTTGAAAGTATTTATCACTAACATTAACAATTGTCACGGAGATTACACTAATTACGTAATCAAATTATACACCTACTTTTCAAGAGGCAAAAAAACATCGACTTTTGAAGGAGATGTATGAAATAATGGAAGATTAACCAAACTTGTCCAAGTCACATGGATGGGGATGGATAAGATCTCTGGTGGATTCTTTTTGCCTTTTCATGATTAGATCCGTTGGATTATGAAACCAATCACGTTAAATGGCCGAAAGCACAGCTGCAGCTGATCTGGCCTTTCAAACTTTTGAGGTTAATCACACCATGTGATTGTGGGATTATAACATAACTCATGATTAGCACATAGTTGGACGGAGTTTGATATCGAAAAATTAAGGTTAAAATCAAAAGTAGATACAAGGAGGAAAGATGTAACAGAAGTTCTTATACGCTAATACTAATACAAGGTGATAGAACAGAGCTTGTAACAAGTACAAGTCAAGATTTTCGTGACATCTAAAGCACCTCAACATACAAAGGGAAACACCACAATACATAAAACATTATTACACATCAGTACGAGTAATCTAAAATCTAGAGTCACCTGTTTTTCTTCCTCCGATGAAGTGAAACGAAAGCTCAGAAGAAAGCCCTACTGCCATAAAACACCCGGGAACCACTGCTCTTTGGTGTCTGTATTTTCTGATCAGTGCTCGAGTTTCCTGAACTGGTTGGTGATTCAAGGTCCAACGGAAGCTTCATTTTTGCCAAGGACTCGGTGAATTGCTGCATGCTTTTCATGTACATGTCTACAAAATCCTGCTGCACCGCTGTATGCTCTGGAACGGTGACTGTGACAGTAGGATTCTCAAATGTCTCACTTGGCACCCCACCAGACGAATTAATCTCATCATCTTTATCCACCTTTTTCTCTTCCTGGTTTGGAGATTTCACAGCTGATGGAGCATCATACGACTCTGAGCTTGTATGACCCGATGGAGATGAAACACCATTAGTTGACACACTGCTTGGGGGAGAATCAAGCTTCCGAACAGGAGTAGATTCAACAGTAGCAGTCGAGAAACCTTCAACAGCATGAACACCCACTTCGGAAATAACCTGAGTTTCAGTGTCAGCAGTGACAAAGCTATCAGAGCTTTGAGACTCAAATTCAGAACATgggatcttaatgtactctgaAACCATTCTCTGGTCTTCATTGTCAATGTTCGGATCTGGGAACTCTAACCTATCTAATTCACATGACTCAGCTGTCTCCGAGTCCTGCACAATAGGATTTGAGGCCAAGGACATTACTTCTGGCATATCTCCAGTGTACGAGAGGGACAACTGGACAAACCCTGCTGGGGAATGAAACAGATCAGTTGAAGAAAGAGAGAACTCTTTCTCTAACTTCCCATTCTTAACGAGGACCTCCGACAAAGGCACCAAAGAAAACCCCAGCAACTGATCTTGAAGATAATTCTTGACCCTGCTCAGCATCCAAATCTCGCATTTGAGGGAGGAATCAACACTCCGAACATTGAGCTGGACATTGTCATTGAAGACTGGATTTTGACCACCGCCGTTAATGGTCTTGGTGGAGACTGTGTTTTCAGGATCACTCGTCAGGCATAGCTTAGCGTAGACATCTTGCTTGTGGTATATGCAGATGTTCTGGATGTCCCTAGCCTGATGAACGTAAACCTCGAGAACACCAATGAAGTTCTCTGAGTTACAAGCTATATTGGCATCAGTTGCATTGGATGCGGGGCCATTGGTACGAATGAACTGCTTCTCAGGCTCGGCAACAGAGCTTTTGAATGGAGACACAAGAGATTGAGGAGAATCCATGATCATAAACACCTAGGAAGTTAACCTGACAAAGCACAACAAAGATCTTTCTGAGAAAACTCGAGTCACTCCAAAATTATAAGTCTAAAATTGGAAAGTACCACCTAGTTAATTCCAAAGACCCAGCTCAGATATTTAGCTGGACTGGATACAATTTAGACTAAAAACATATAAAGCCAATTCGAATATAGAACACCTTAAGGCATAAATTAGAAATTCGTACGATTCTAGTAAAATCCAAGGCGTGGTTACCGCATAAATTAGAAACTCGAACCGTTTTAGTTTAAATCCAAGGCGTCAGTCGAACACAAATTGTAACCTTCTATGATGCTTAAAACGAGAccccaaaataaaatataacaaaatcCTAGCATGTCCAGAAATAAACACCAATTCTCAAACATATAGAATTTAGAAGCCAAACATTCATAGAAGGAACTTTCATAAGAATCACTCAAACCCCAAACCATAGCATAAGCACCACAAGAAACTGAGAGTACACAAACCTATTAACTTCAGCaagataaaaaattaaacaaaaatttcttGTAATTGAAAGATCAAAACCCACTTGAACAAGCTCAAAACCCAGACACCCTTACCTTGAAATCCTTCACACAAACCAAAAAAAGGCAAAACCCAGAAgccaaaaaccccaaaaagcACTTTTCCAGTAGGCTCCTCCAAAACCCACCACAACCCCAAACTTAAAAAGAAGCAAACCCTTAAGCAATAATGCAAGATATAAAACTACACAAATATTTCTTGTAATTCAAAGATCAAAACCCATTTGAACAATCTCAGAACCCAGAAATCCTTACCTTGAAATCTTTCACatcaaccaaaaacaagcaaaacccagaagccaaaaaccccaaaaaagcACTTTGCCAGTAAGCTCCTCCAAAACACACAACCCCAAACTTAAAAACAAGCAAACCCTTCAATAATAATGCAAAGATATTTGCACAGTCCAATAAAGCCACCTACTTTTCTACAAACAGAGATTATATTCTACCACCGCAATCCAAGGGAGCAAAACAGGGAAACGAAAGCACAGCGACCAAGATCGTGCCACAGaattccaaaaacaaaattcgACCCTTGAATCCTTCGAAAAGTCACATAAAACGAaccaaaaaaatgaacaaataGCTCCCAAAAGAGCAAGtaacaataaaataaagcaaaagCTGAGATGGGTTTGCTCCTTTTTCCATTACCTTTGGCTCTTTAGCTAGAAAGTCAAAGCGATTtgcttgaaatttgaaatttgtgtCTCCAATTGAAGATCCGACCAAGACCCAAAGACACTCAGTTCATCAGTCGAGATTAtactgttgctgctgctgctactGCTAATGAAACAAAGCTTCTGAAGGACAGAGAAGGAATAATGATAAAGATAATCTAATGGAGAAATGCGGGTGTGGGTTGAAGCTTGTCGGAAAGCCTATGCGGTTGTGTATTGGATGATAATATATAATAACGTACGATAGTGTTATTCAAACACTTAATTTTACCTATCATACatctattaattttttatatttgttcttcttcaatttattgaaTTCGATGCTTAGAATTAAAAGAATATGTGTGAAGTAAAATTAAATGTGGATAACATTACCACTACCCTAACAGAACTACTATCTTCTCATTTCAAACttcttgttttatatttttgactctcatttttctttaagTAATGCtatgaaaatcaaattttacAAACTATGTCATGTTGTAGTATGAGAAATAAACCAATAAGCGAGAATGAGAAAATTCAATtgcaaaaatatattttttcatgTATGTAACGTAAGTAGATAAATAATGTCCGTTTTTGTTTCCCTAAATTTATATAAGTAATGTACTAATTCGCCTTCTAAATACATcaaaaaatctctcaaatccTTTAAAGGTCAGTTGTGTTATGCTaaagagactaaatttatagataaTGTTTTCAAAACTAAAGGatatagaagttgatgattagtttattatttaaatattgatAAACATGTTTATTCCTATTGGTAACACATTATTTAGCTTGTAAATTTAAACTTTCAAACATTATCTATATAATAAATATCCTTTTGGGGTCTTATTTCCTTTTTGGGATATTTTTACTTTTGGGCActtacttttttaatttatttttgttttatgatcCAAAGGGGTGGGGTTTGCAGAAACACTGCCCCACACGGTGTGAAAGGCAGACCAAtcagagaagaaatgagtgcgCATTTGTTGGTGGGGACATGAAACATATGGCTTGTCTCTACATTTctgctcttctttttctttttacggTGTTCCAGCTTCACTGCCAACGCTTTCCCATTAGAGGTGTTTTCTTTTTGGTACGTGAccattcatttttacttttcacataattttttaattttttattattgaaacgAGTGAATTGATAaagattaaaaaacaaaaattaacaagaagtgTGTCTACCCTACCAAGTCGAAAATGATAGTTAACTTTCAATCTATGAATTTTATGCTTCTAATATGAAACTTATTGGTTAAAATACTCTGACTATTTGATGTTTATATTTTACTAACGAGAAATGATCTCTACACTTCTTTTTTATTGTCTCttgatttgttttgatttttttgaacTAAATGGCTACAACAAAACTACCATTGATATTGTGCATAATTTAATTCACCATGTTGAGGTTGATAAGCTGGAAGCAAAGATTATTATATCTGGCCATTTGTGAAGTCAGATTATCAAATGACAGATGTATTACAaagatagtgtttggtaaagtATTCAACAACTTCTTTATCAAGTTGGGCTTTTGTGGTAGTAGCGATGCATGAACTTGAGATGAAGTGTGACATGAGCTATACCAAATTCTAACTATGATTTCTTTCCTTAATTTGTGTAGCTAACTTAGTTTGGTATAATCATCTAAGTGTAGTACCCAATGTTTTAAAAAGCACTAGGCGCCGGCGGGTTGGAGTTTAGAGTCTAGGGAATTAGGCGAGTATAGGCagttttcttattttaattaaatttgttagAGGATCCTTGAGGTATGTAGCAATTGGGTAGCAAAGATAGATTAGATGTGCTACGTAAAAAAATGCATCTCTGACAAAAGTAGCAACTCATTCAACAAATTAAAGAAGTGGCAACTAACCTTGTATATTTACAATATCAGTTGTTAATTCTTCATGTTAGCAAATTGGGTCCTGCAATATATTTTATTCAAAAGTATTATTtagtaaaaaatttgaaaataaaatttggacCTCACAAACGACATTTAAAGACCAAATAATTTTCAAGTGTACTAGTTGGATCCATATTTTAttcaaaagtatttttaaaatagaTGGGATTCT
Protein-coding regions in this window:
- the LOC126588825 gene encoding uncharacterized protein LOC126588825, with translation MIMDSPQSLVSPFKSSVAEPEKQFIRTNGPASNATDANIACNSENFIGVLEVYVHQARDIQNICIYHKQDVYAKLCLTSDPENTVSTKTINGGGQNPVFNDNVQLNVRSVDSSLKCEIWMLSRVKNYLQDQLLGFSLVPLSEVLVKNGKLEKEFSLSSTDLFHSPAGFVQLSLSYTGDMPEVMSLASNPIVQDSETAESCELDRLEFPDPNIDNEDQRMVSEYIKIPCSEFESQSSDSFVTADTETQVISEVGVHAVEGFSTATVESTPVRKLDSPPSSVSTNGVSSPSGHTSSESYDAPSAVKSPNQEEKKVDKDDEINSSGGVPSETFENPTVTVTVPEHTAVQQDFVDMYMKSMQQFTESLAKMKLPLDLESPTSSGNSSTDQKIQTPKSSGSRVFYGSRAFF